From the genome of Anaerolineae bacterium, one region includes:
- the def gene encoding peptide deformylase: MTILNILTYPDKFLSQPAKPVENIDGKIQDMIEDMSSTMYEAPGVGLAAIQVGFDQSIIVYDISPRDEKRSLHVLINPKIISSEGTTISENEGCLSVPDYRTDVKRSVSVLVEGFDRKEKPLRIEAHGHLAVVLQHEIDHLDGILFIDRISTLKRGLYKNRIKKILRQK; the protein is encoded by the coding sequence ATGACGATACTTAACATATTAACATATCCGGATAAATTTCTCAGTCAGCCTGCAAAACCCGTAGAAAATATCGACGGCAAAATTCAGGATATGATTGAAGACATGTCTTCCACCATGTATGAAGCTCCAGGCGTGGGACTGGCCGCCATACAGGTGGGGTTTGACCAAAGCATTATTGTTTACGACATTTCGCCAAGGGATGAAAAGCGATCCTTGCATGTTCTTATAAATCCAAAAATTATTTCCAGTGAAGGAACCACTATTTCCGAAAACGAAGGATGCCTGAGCGTTCCTGATTACAGGACCGATGTAAAACGTTCAGTCTCTGTTCTGGTTGAAGGGTTTGACAGGAAAGAGAAGCCATTGAGGATAGAGGCCCATGGGCACCTTGCCGTTGTCTTGCAGCATGAAATTGACCATTTAGACGGCATCTTATTTATAGACCGGATAAGCACTTTAAAAAGAGGTCTTTATAAAAACCGTATCAAGAAGATATTAAGGCAAAAGTAA
- the fmt gene encoding methionyl-tRNA formyltransferase, which yields MTNSKTEKKIKIIFMGTPDFAVPALTALHKNKYDVVLVVTQPDRPKGRGRKPVSPPVKEAAVRLGYDVIQPMSIKTDEFANNVLRLKPDMFVVSAFGHILPKSILEIPKIGALNIHASLLPKYRGAAPIQWAVINGEKETGVTTMLMDEGLDTGDILFTSKIQISPDDTSATLHKRLADLGADLLIKTLKAIEADNINPTPQDHTTATYAPILKKNDGHINWEMAADKLEAFIRGMTPWPGAFTFCRDIRLKIFGSKPIIMPVDTPPGTVLKGFPDELRVATGKGVLSILEIQGESGKHLLIKDFLRGFKLPVGTVLN from the coding sequence ATGACAAATTCAAAGACAGAGAAAAAAATTAAAATCATATTTATGGGTACTCCGGATTTTGCCGTACCCGCATTAACCGCCCTTCACAAGAATAAATATGACGTGGTTTTAGTGGTAACCCAGCCTGATCGGCCAAAGGGAAGGGGCCGCAAGCCTGTTTCTCCTCCTGTCAAAGAGGCGGCCGTGCGTCTGGGATATGATGTAATTCAGCCCATGTCGATTAAAACAGACGAGTTCGCAAATAATGTGTTAAGATTAAAACCAGACATGTTTGTTGTGTCGGCTTTTGGGCATATTCTTCCAAAAAGTATTTTAGAAATACCTAAAATCGGCGCATTAAATATACATGCTTCACTTCTTCCAAAATATCGTGGGGCAGCACCGATCCAGTGGGCCGTCATAAACGGCGAAAAGGAGACCGGAGTTACCACCATGCTTATGGATGAAGGTCTGGATACAGGAGACATCCTCTTTACATCAAAAATTCAAATCTCTCCTGATGACACATCAGCCACCCTTCACAAACGTCTGGCCGATCTTGGCGCTGATCTTCTTATAAAAACCCTGAAAGCCATAGAGGCTGATAACATAAATCCCACTCCTCAAGACCACACAACAGCCACATATGCGCCCATACTTAAAAAAAATGACGGCCATATAAACTGGGAAATGGCGGCAGATAAACTTGAGGCTTTTATACGCGGAATGACACCATGGCCCGGAGCATTTACTTTTTGCAGGGACATACGTCTCAAGATATTCGGTTCAAAGCCCATTATTATGCCTGTTGATACCCCCCCCGGTACTGTATTAAAAGGGTTTCCTGATGAACTGCGCGTTGCCACCGGAAAAGGGGTGCTGTCCATCCTGGAGATACAGGGGGAATCCGGAAAGCACCTTTTGATTAAAGATTTTCTACGCGGATTTAAACTGCCTGTCGGCACTGTCCTGAATTAA